A stretch of DNA from Methanogenium sp. S4BF:
GCAGACCTTCATGGCAACGAGCGGAACAAAGCTCGAAGTCGAGGATGTCGACCGTGTCGTCAGCAACCTGATCGCATACAAGCCAGACTTCGCAATTGTTGTCTCACCAAACGGCGTCCTTCCAGGGCCCACCGGTGCACGTGAAGCACTGAAAGCAGCAGGCATCCCTGTTGTCGTCATCACCGACGACGTCACCACCAAGAAAGAATGGGCAGACCTCAAGGAGAGCGACTTCGGATACATCATCCAGAAGGCTGACTCCATGATTGGTGCACGCCGTGAATTCCTCGACCCAACCGAGATGTCCGACTACAACGGCAACCTGGTAAAGGTCCTCACCGTCACCGGAGCATTCCGCAAGATGCAGATCGCTCTCGATGCAGTCATCGACCAGGTCAAGGCAGGCAAGTCCGGCGCAGATCTTGAACTCCCAAAGATCGTCATGACCGCAGACAAGGCAGTCAAAGACGAGTTCACCAACCCATACGCATATGCAAAGGCACGTGCAGCATTTGAGATTGCAGCAGCAGTCGCAATGGTCAACGTGAAGGGCTGTTTCATGACCAAGGGATTCGAGAACTACGTCCCAATCGTTGCATCCGCACACGAAATGATGCGCGCTGCAATGATCCTCTGTGAAGAAGCACGTGAGATTGAGAAGGGCTGTGATGGCGTTGTCCGTATGCCACACAAGAATGACGGCACCATCGTCTCCAAGACCGCACTCATCTCCAAGCCGGAGTAAACCCAAATACCCTTTTTTTCCCC
This window harbors:
- a CDS encoding F420-dependent methylenetetrahydromethanopterin dehydrogenase is translated as MVVKVGVAKLGNIASGVMVELLLDERADRQDMQTFMATSGTKLEVEDVDRVVSNLIAYKPDFAIVVSPNGVLPGPTGAREALKAAGIPVVVITDDVTTKKEWADLKESDFGYIIQKADSMIGARREFLDPTEMSDYNGNLVKVLTVTGAFRKMQIALDAVIDQVKAGKSGADLELPKIVMTADKAVKDEFTNPYAYAKARAAFEIAAAVAMVNVKGCFMTKGFENYVPIVASAHEMMRAAMILCEEAREIEKGCDGVVRMPHKNDGTIVSKTALISKPE